AAGGGGCGACGCTTGTTCATGAGCACAACCAACGGCACGCGTGCCCTGGCTCGGGTGCAAGCCGCCCCCTGTGTCCTCACCTGTGCATTAGTCAACCGGCAGGCCGTGGCGGAATTTCTGCGACAGCACCAACCTGAACGGGTATGGGTGGTGGCGTCTGGCTGGGAGGGGTCCTTTTCCCTAGAAGATACGGCTTGCGCTGGCGCCCTGCTGATGGGGCTAGGAGACCAGGTGACCACCGGCAATGACGAAGCCGTGGGAGCTTTGGCGCTTTTCCGGCAGTGGCAGGAGGACTTGCTGGGGTTGTTGCAGCGGGCTAGCCACGGGCAACGGCTGTTGAAGCTGGGGCAGGGGGCGGATTTGCGCTTTTGTGCCCAGTTAGATTGCCTGACCACCATCCCGGTCCAGACGTCACTGGGCCTTTTAACTGCCAGGGCGGGGGGGGTGTTGTAAATGTTATATTCTTTATTACTTTTAGACAGGGGTTTCCATGGCGGCCAAGGAAATCAGCGGGGAAGAACTGTTACTTCGCTATGCGGAGGGAGAACGGGACTTCACCGGTGCTTACCTCAAGGAAGTAGATCTGAGCAATAAAATTCTCAGCCGGATTATATTGGTGGAGGCCAATTTAGAACGGGCCAACCTGATCGGCACCAATTTTTTGGGCGCCAATTTTCGGGGAGCGGTCCTTAACCAAGCGCGCATGTATAACTGCAATCTCAGCGGGGCGAATTTGGTGGACGCGCAACTGTGGCGGGTGGACCTGCGGCGGGCCTACCTGCGGGGAGCCAATTTAACGGGGGCCTATATGAGCGAATGTGACCTGAGCGGGGCCAATCTGGGGGATGCGATTTTGAAACTGGCCCGGCTGCGGGACGCCAATCTCACGGAGGTGCGCTGGCGGGGTGCGGACTTGACCGAAGCGGACCTACGGGGGGCCAAATTGACGGGGGTGGATCTGACCCAGGTTTCCCTAGAGCGGGCGTTACTGCTCTGAAGGGTCAAAAACTTGCCGGAGCAGTTCCCCGTGGAGGAGCGCCCGGTCGGCCCAGGTTTGGATTTGGGCTGGGGACAGTCCCTCTCCGTTGACATACAGGTCCAGCCACTGGCGGCTCAGGTCCTGGGGCGTGGGCGGCGGCTGGTGTAAATCCCACCCCGGTACACCTAGATCCTGTTGCAACTGGGACACTTTCGGGTCATAGCTCAGGCTAAAGCAGCGACAACCGGCAGCAGCCCCCATAACCAACCCGTGGTAGCGCATGGTCACCACCAGGTCCAGATACCGAAACACCCCCTTGAGTTGGGCCGGATGGGGCGGTTCCAGGAGAGCACTGCGGTCCCCCACTCGCCGTTGCAAATGCTGGGCCAAGGCCCGGTCGGTTGCCGGTTGAAACGGTAGAAACACCACCCAAGCCCCAGTCGCTTGTTGGAATTGCCGGAGGGCCAAGGCCAGAACCTCTATCCAAGGGGACGTCAGCAGGGGATGGGGACGCAACACCACGGCCAGGCGCGGCGCCGGCACATCCCCCAGAGGCCAGTAGGGTTGGTCCGGCAAGGCCCATACCGGGTCCGGGGCCAGCAGAGCGCCACGCCCCCAGCGCCGGAGTTGTTCGGCTGCCGGTTTGTCCCGCACGCTCACCCCCTGACAGCGCCGGAACACCCAGCCCGCCAAAGCCCGTAACCACCGGCGTTCCAAGGGGCCAATCCCCTGGGCCCAGGCCACCGTGCGTTTCCCGAGGAGTTGGGCCATCGCCATTAACCCCAGGTAGTACAGGGGACTGGCCCAACTGGTTTTGTCCTGAATCAGACTGCCGCCGCCCCAGATGAAACCCTGACTGCGCAGCAACTCCTTGACAACGGCCCCTAGATGCCAACGGTGGCAGGCCGGGACCCCATACTGCTGACGGGTTATCTCAGGTTGGGCCGAGAGGACAACGGGTTGCACCTGGGCCGGTAGCATTTGCAGCAAGGTGGTCAATAGCGCCTCATCCCCCCCGTTGCCCAAGCCGTAGTAACCGCACAGCAGCACCCGCATCTCAGGCCGGCATCGCCGTTTTCTCCGGCAGAGGTGTGTACTCGGCGACAATCCGCCGGAACTCCTCCCCGTCAATGGTCTCCTTCTCGATAAGCAGGTCCACCAGCCGGTCGATCACCACCCGGTTTTCGCGAATGATTTGGCAGGCTTTTTGGTAGCAGTCGTTAACGATGCGCCGCACTTCGGCATCCACCAGGGCCGCCAATTCGTCGGAGTAATCCGAACGAGCCACCAAGTCCCGCCCCAAAAATACTTCCCCCACCTGACCGTCCAGGGACAACAGCCCAAAATCCGACATGCCAAAACGGGTCACCATTTGCCGGGCCAAGGCCGCCACCTGTTGCAGGTCATTGCCCGCGCCGGTGGTCACCTCCGATTCGCCGAATACCACCGCTTCGGCTGCCCGACCGCCCAGCGCCCCCGTGATGCGAGCCAACAACTGTGCCCGCGACAGAAGCATCTGCTCTTCCCCCGGCACGAACCAGGTCAACCCCCGCGCCTGTCCTCGGGGAATCAAGGTCACCTTCTGCACCGGGTCGTGGTGAGGCAACAGAGTGCCCACAATGGCATGCCCCACCTCGTGGTAGGCAATTAACCGCTTGCTCTTGCTGTCTACTAGGGGCGTGCCCTCCATCCCGGCGATCACCCGGTCAATGGCCGCGTCAATTTCACTGGCCCCGATGGCTTCTTTACGTCGCCGGGCCGTGAGAATGGCCGCCTCGTTGAGCAAGTTGGCCAGGTCGGCCCCGGAAAACCCCGGCGTCCGTCGGGCGATCATTTCCAGGGAAATGGTGTCGTCGAACTTCTTGTTGCGCGCGTGGACCCGCAGGATGGCCAAGCGACCGTTGATGTCCGGTACGTCCACCGTGACCTGGCGGTCAAAGCGTCCGGGGCGCAACAGGGCCGCATCCAGCACATCGGGACGATTGGTGGCCGCAATCACGATCACCCCCGTATTCCCCTCAAAGCCATCCATTTCTGTGAGCAATTGATTGAGGGTCTGCTCCCGCTCGTCGTTGCCGCCGCCGATGCCCGCGCCCCGTTGCCGGCCCACCGCATCAATCTCGTCAATAAACACAATGCAGGGGGCATTTTCCTTAGCCTTGCGGAACAAATCCCGCACCCGGGACGCGCCCACCCCCACGAACATTTCCACAAACTCCGAACCGGAAATGCTGAAAAAAGGCACCCCCGCTTCTCCGGCAATGGCCTTGGCCAACAAGGTTTTCCCCGTCCCCGGCGGCCCCACCAGCAACACCCCCCGGGGAATCTTGGCCCCCACTGCCGTAAACCGCTCCGGCTGCTTGAGAAACGTCACCACCTCCTGCAGTTCCTCCTTAGCCTCATCCACCCCGGCTACATCGTCGAACTTCACCCCCGTTTTAGCCTCCATCTGGAACCGCGCCCGAGATCGCCCAAAATTCATGGCCTGGCCCGGCCCACCGGGAAGGGAGTTGGAACGCCGCAACAAAAACACCAACCCGCCCAGCAACAGCAGCGGAAACACCAGATTCCCCACCAGCCCCCACAGGGCTAAGTTCGTGTTGCGATGGTTGTGAATATCAAAATCCACATGGGCCTGGCGCAACCGGCTAATCAGCTCCGGCCCGGCTGTCGGCAAATCCACCCGAATCCGCTGGAACCGGCTGGTCAACTCGGGGTCTACAATTTCCACCACTGCCGTGCGGCCCCCGTCATACAAATCCATACGCAGCACCTGGCCCGCTTCCAAATACTCCAAAAACCGCCCGTAGGTCATCCGCGCCGTTGCGGCGTTCAACCCCGTCTCCCGCCAGACCGGCCCCATAGTGCCCTGCCAGAAGAAAAAGCCGATAATCACCACCGGCAACAACCACAGCAACGCCATCCGCCACGAAAACTTCATCACCGAACTCCTGCCAAGGGCGTAGAGAACCTTAAAAATTTGTTTATTATTCTTAATACTAACGCTAAACCATGCCGATGGCGAGCGCTCAGGGTCGGATATTTGGGTAGTCACCCCCGAGATGCCTCGCCTAGGATGAAGATGGAGTTCCCGACGGAGCGACGGGTTGGGCGCGCGACATGACCAGTACGAACTTTAAGGATTACTATGCGGTGTTGGGGGTTAGCCGGGACGTGTCGCCTGAGGAATTGAAGCGGGTGTACCGGCGGTTGGCACGGCAGTATCACCCGGACGTCAACCCTAACAATCCGGCGGCAGAGGCTCGGTTCAAGGAGATTAACGAGGCCTACGAGGTGCTGTCGGACCCGGAGAAACGCCGCAAGTATGACCAGTATGGACGCTACTGGCAGCAAGTGGGGGACCGGGGCGCCGGCCCAGACATACACATGGACTTCGATTTTGACTTTGGCCGCTACGCCACCTTTGAGGATTTCATCAACGAATTGCTCGGGCGCATGGGTGGCCCCACCACTGGTCGCAGTACCCGTTACCAGACCTATCAAACTTACACACCGCGCGAGGTGCCTGTTACCTTGACCTGGGGGGAAGCCTTCCGGGGTACGGAAAAGTCCCTGCAAGTGGGGGGCGAAACCATCCGGGTACGGATTCCGGCAGGCGTCAAACCGGGCACCAAAATTCGCGTACGGGGACAAGGGCCGGTGCAACCGTTGACCGGACAGCGGGAAGACCTGTTCCTCATCGCCCAGTTGCCGGATCATCCCTTCTTCCGGTTTGAGGAGGGCACCAGTAACTTAACTGCCGAGGTACCTATCACCCCGGACGAAGCGGTGCTGGGCGCCAAGATCGAAGTCCCTACCCCCGATGGCCCAGTAACGGTGACCGTGCCGGCGGGTATCCGCTCGGGACAAACGCTGCGGTTGCGGGGGAAAGGCTGGCCCCAGGCCCAAGGGGGTCGCGGCGACCTACTCCTGAAGGTGCAAATCGTCCCGCCCAAGGACCTGTCCCCCACCGAGCGGGAGCTGTACGCCAAATTGGCCGGCATCCGCACCTTCAACCCCCGCCGTCACCTCCAGGGAATGACCCTCTAGGCCACGCAGAGTTCAGCGCTCAGGTGCCGTTCACACTCCCGCTGCTCACGAGCGCTCAGACGGTCCACATCCCGGCGCAACACCACCCCATTGTGCCCGGCAATGTAACGGGGTAAGAGGGTTTGGTCAATCACCCGCATCGTCTGCA
The nucleotide sequence above comes from Gloeomargarita sp. SRBZ-1_bins_9. Encoded proteins:
- a CDS encoding 2-phosphosulfolactate phosphatase family protein; this translates as MRCWVYHTPEQVPEGDWPDCAVVVDVLRATTTMAVALNAGATAVQVFADLEELWRVSEQWPAEQRLRVGERGGQVVSGFDMGNSPLDCTPDRVKGRRLFMSTTNGTRALARVQAAPCVLTCALVNRQAVAEFLRQHQPERVWVVASGWEGSFSLEDTACAGALLMGLGDQVTTGNDEAVGALALFRQWQEDLLGLLQRASHGQRLLKLGQGADLRFCAQLDCLTTIPVQTSLGLLTARAGGVL
- a CDS encoding pentapeptide repeat-containing protein encodes the protein MAAKEISGEELLLRYAEGERDFTGAYLKEVDLSNKILSRIILVEANLERANLIGTNFLGANFRGAVLNQARMYNCNLSGANLVDAQLWRVDLRRAYLRGANLTGAYMSECDLSGANLGDAILKLARLRDANLTEVRWRGADLTEADLRGAKLTGVDLTQVSLERALLL
- the csaB gene encoding polysaccharide pyruvyl transferase CsaB translates to MRVLLCGYYGLGNGGDEALLTTLLQMLPAQVQPVVLSAQPEITRQQYGVPACHRWHLGAVVKELLRSQGFIWGGGSLIQDKTSWASPLYYLGLMAMAQLLGKRTVAWAQGIGPLERRWLRALAGWVFRRCQGVSVRDKPAAEQLRRWGRGALLAPDPVWALPDQPYWPLGDVPAPRLAVVLRPHPLLTSPWIEVLALALRQFQQATGAWVVFLPFQPATDRALAQHLQRRVGDRSALLEPPHPAQLKGVFRYLDLVVTMRYHGLVMGAAAGCRCFSLSYDPKVSQLQQDLGVPGWDLHQPPPTPQDLSRQWLDLYVNGEGLSPAQIQTWADRALLHGELLRQVFDPSEQ
- the ftsH gene encoding ATP-dependent zinc metalloprotease FtsH, translated to MKFSWRMALLWLLPVVIIGFFFWQGTMGPVWRETGLNAATARMTYGRFLEYLEAGQVLRMDLYDGGRTAVVEIVDPELTSRFQRIRVDLPTAGPELISRLRQAHVDFDIHNHRNTNLALWGLVGNLVFPLLLLGGLVFLLRRSNSLPGGPGQAMNFGRSRARFQMEAKTGVKFDDVAGVDEAKEELQEVVTFLKQPERFTAVGAKIPRGVLLVGPPGTGKTLLAKAIAGEAGVPFFSISGSEFVEMFVGVGASRVRDLFRKAKENAPCIVFIDEIDAVGRQRGAGIGGGNDEREQTLNQLLTEMDGFEGNTGVIVIAATNRPDVLDAALLRPGRFDRQVTVDVPDINGRLAILRVHARNKKFDDTISLEMIARRTPGFSGADLANLLNEAAILTARRRKEAIGASEIDAAIDRVIAGMEGTPLVDSKSKRLIAYHEVGHAIVGTLLPHHDPVQKVTLIPRGQARGLTWFVPGEEQMLLSRAQLLARITGALGGRAAEAVVFGESEVTTGAGNDLQQVAALARQMVTRFGMSDFGLLSLDGQVGEVFLGRDLVARSDYSDELAALVDAEVRRIVNDCYQKACQIIRENRVVIDRLVDLLIEKETIDGEEFRRIVAEYTPLPEKTAMPA
- a CDS encoding DnaJ C-terminal domain-containing protein, whose product is MTSTNFKDYYAVLGVSRDVSPEELKRVYRRLARQYHPDVNPNNPAAEARFKEINEAYEVLSDPEKRRKYDQYGRYWQQVGDRGAGPDIHMDFDFDFGRYATFEDFINELLGRMGGPTTGRSTRYQTYQTYTPREVPVTLTWGEAFRGTEKSLQVGGETIRVRIPAGVKPGTKIRVRGQGPVQPLTGQREDLFLIAQLPDHPFFRFEEGTSNLTAEVPITPDEAVLGAKIEVPTPDGPVTVTVPAGIRSGQTLRLRGKGWPQAQGGRGDLLLKVQIVPPKDLSPTERELYAKLAGIRTFNPRRHLQGMTL